In Reichenbachiella agarivorans, one genomic interval encodes:
- a CDS encoding chemotaxis protein CheC, with product MFSDLTENEKGIAERLMKFGLAKGALSLEMMVGSPVVMKSVDLGMSSVKGVHQFTNKEDHKLYLLKTELVGDLKGFCHLIFTEDDVLKVQTKCLPADIMEANNSQSRLMKLEFMTEIDNMVAGSVVTQLANYLNLEVYGNVPILTTIQAAEANSHIDAESVDHNSTNMLKTVYHLPELNIFAEFVWLFQDRFLELISDFAKSEKSKEFVAV from the coding sequence ATGTTTAGCGATTTGACTGAAAATGAAAAAGGCATAGCAGAAAGGCTGATGAAGTTCGGGCTAGCCAAAGGAGCGTTATCCTTAGAAATGATGGTTGGCAGTCCGGTGGTGATGAAGAGTGTAGACCTAGGCATGTCTAGTGTCAAAGGTGTACATCAGTTTACCAACAAAGAAGACCACAAGCTTTATCTGTTAAAAACAGAGCTTGTAGGTGATCTAAAGGGATTTTGCCACCTTATCTTCACAGAGGATGATGTACTCAAGGTGCAGACCAAGTGTTTGCCAGCAGACATCATGGAGGCCAACAATTCTCAGAGTAGATTGATGAAGTTGGAATTCATGACTGAGATTGACAACATGGTAGCAGGATCTGTAGTGACCCAGTTGGCCAATTATCTTAACCTAGAGGTGTATGGCAATGTACCGATACTGACTACTATACAGGCTGCTGAGGCCAACAGTCATATTGATGCTGAGTCAGTAGATCATAACTCTACCAACATGTTGAAAACAGTCTATCATTTACCAGAACTAAACATATTTGCAGAATTTGTCTGGTTGTTTCAGGATAGATTTTTGGAGTTGATCTCTGATTTTGCCAAGAGCGAAAAGTCAAAGGAATTTGTTGCGGTTTAA
- a CDS encoding 4Fe-4S dicluster domain-containing protein: protein MAIIITDECINCGACEPECPNTAIYEGGVEWDWAGGTSLTEVELEDGTQVDANEAQEPVSEDLYYIVPGKCTECNGFHEEPQCAAVCPVDCCVDDPDYEETEEELLAKKAWLHNE, encoded by the coding sequence ATGGCAATTATTATTACCGATGAATGCATCAACTGCGGAGCTTGCGAACCAGAATGCCCGAATACAGCTATCTACGAAGGTGGAGTGGAATGGGATTGGGCTGGCGGAACAAGCCTTACGGAGGTTGAGCTAGAAGACGGAACGCAGGTAGATGCCAACGAAGCACAAGAACCTGTGTCAGAAGATTTGTACTACATCGTCCCTGGGAAGTGCACCGAGTGTAACGGATTTCACGAGGAACCCCAGTGTGCGGCTGTCTGTCCGGTAGATTGCTGTGTGGATGATCCAGACTACGAAGAAACTGAAGAAGAGCTGCTAGCCAAAAAGGCTTGGCTGCACAATGAATAG
- a CDS encoding response regulator, producing MSKRILVVDDSMYMRTLIKDALSNEGYEIVGEAPNGETAIDLAMELKPDLITLDNILPDMIGTDILRVLMDEGLPSKVIMVSAVGQQSVINEGIELGASDYIVKPFTADDLVDVVRKHIG from the coding sequence ATGAGCAAGAGAATATTAGTTGTAGACGACTCTATGTACATGCGCACGCTGATCAAAGATGCACTTTCTAACGAAGGATACGAAATAGTAGGCGAGGCTCCTAACGGAGAAACTGCAATCGATTTGGCAATGGAATTGAAACCTGATTTGATCACCTTGGACAATATACTTCCTGATATGATAGGAACTGATATTTTGAGAGTGTTGATGGATGAGGGATTGCCGTCTAAAGTGATCATGGTGAGTGCTGTAGGTCAGCAGTCCGTGATCAACGAAGGGATAGAACTGGGCGCATCAGACTACATCGTGAAGCCATTTACGGCGGATGATTTGGTCGACGTAGTGAGAAAGCATATCGGTTGA
- a CDS encoding acyl-CoA reductase codes for MFIEERIKLFVTLGEHLSRLSEESLDELARAAGNQNSWFTKESVVDAIAGICSFLNETELREWLSVYDFHAIQPKKVGVVAAGNIPLVGFHDILAVLISGHHLMIKPSTEDSYLVRYMLHQLAEIDHAIKEQFTIVERLNAADAYIATGSDNTARYFKYYFKEKPSIIRSNRSSVAVLTGKESIQELEVFGQDIFQYFGLGCRNVSKILIPNGFDLTRLLDALQGYEQVGNHHKYRNNYDYNKSIYLVNREPHLDTGFLLLRESDELVSPISVLYYQYYQEKEDLTNYLADHDSKIQCVVGTDYIPFGQAQRPTVKDYADGVDTMAFLTEI; via the coding sequence ATGTTTATCGAAGAGAGAATAAAATTATTTGTAACGTTAGGTGAGCATTTGAGTCGTCTCTCTGAGGAATCACTAGATGAGCTGGCTCGTGCAGCAGGCAATCAAAATAGTTGGTTTACCAAAGAAAGTGTAGTTGATGCTATTGCTGGAATTTGTTCTTTCTTGAATGAAACGGAGCTCAGAGAATGGTTGTCTGTTTATGATTTTCATGCTATTCAGCCTAAGAAAGTCGGAGTGGTAGCTGCAGGGAATATACCCTTGGTTGGTTTTCATGACATTCTTGCGGTGCTCATCTCAGGCCATCATCTGATGATCAAACCGAGTACTGAGGATAGTTATCTCGTTCGTTATATGCTGCATCAACTGGCCGAGATAGATCATGCAATCAAAGAACAATTTACCATTGTAGAAAGACTCAATGCGGCTGATGCTTACATCGCTACAGGTAGTGACAATACTGCGCGTTATTTCAAATACTACTTCAAAGAAAAACCAAGCATCATTCGATCTAATAGATCCTCAGTGGCTGTTTTGACAGGCAAAGAGAGTATACAGGAATTGGAGGTATTCGGTCAGGATATTTTTCAGTACTTTGGGTTGGGCTGTAGAAATGTCTCCAAGATTTTGATCCCAAATGGATTTGATCTTACGAGATTGTTGGATGCTTTGCAAGGGTACGAGCAAGTGGGTAATCATCATAAGTACAGAAACAACTATGATTATAATAAATCTATTTATCTCGTGAATCGTGAGCCTCACCTAGATACAGGTTTTTTGTTGTTGCGTGAGAGTGATGAATTGGTGTCGCCGATTTCGGTTCTATATTATCAATATTATCAAGAGAAGGAGGATTTGACAAACTATCTGGCAGATCATGACTCTAAGATTCAGTGCGTGGTAGGTACTGATTACATTCCATTTGGTCAGGCTCAAAGACCTACGGTGAAGGATTATGCGGATGGGGTAGATACGATGGCTTTTCTTACTGAAATTTAG
- a CDS encoding CheR family methyltransferase: MVESISDEELNALMQAMKNRYGLDFTNYEKKSFKRSIVRLMMKHKIGSMLELWSKILKDKQFFLDGIDDLLVNLTELFRNPDAWIMIRDNILDKFKNKSQFKVWHAGCSTGEEVYTMSMVLEDKGMLYKTKSLATDLSDAALNKAKNGIYSLMIMKQYLKPFLEFYPNRKMDDYFTFQEKDAVIKDEYKRHITFKKHNLVQDAVHEKFDIIFCRNVMIYFDETLKINVLNLFNDCLNEGGFLIIGYYDIMPDAGKAIFDTYDVRTRIYKKKINKY, encoded by the coding sequence GTGGTAGAAAGTATATCCGATGAAGAGCTGAATGCTTTGATGCAGGCGATGAAGAATAGGTATGGGTTAGACTTTACCAATTATGAGAAAAAATCCTTCAAACGAAGTATAGTCAGATTGATGATGAAGCATAAGATAGGGTCTATGCTGGAGTTATGGTCTAAAATACTGAAGGATAAACAGTTCTTTTTGGATGGGATAGATGATTTGTTGGTCAATCTAACCGAACTTTTTAGAAATCCAGATGCATGGATTATGATTCGAGACAACATTTTGGACAAGTTTAAAAATAAGTCTCAATTCAAAGTATGGCATGCTGGATGCTCTACAGGTGAGGAAGTTTATACGATGAGTATGGTTCTTGAAGACAAAGGGATGCTATACAAGACCAAATCATTGGCAACTGACTTGAGTGACGCTGCATTGAATAAAGCCAAAAATGGCATCTATTCTTTGATGATTATGAAACAGTATCTTAAACCATTTTTGGAGTTTTACCCAAACAGGAAAATGGATGACTATTTCACGTTTCAGGAAAAGGATGCCGTCATAAAAGATGAATACAAAAGGCACATTACATTCAAGAAACATAATTTGGTTCAGGATGCTGTGCATGAGAAATTTGATATAATTTTTTGTCGAAATGTAATGATATATTTTGACGAGACTTTGAAAATAAATGTGCTAAACTTGTTCAATGATTGTTTGAACGAGGGAGGTTTTTTGATAATAGGGTATTATGATATCATGCCGGACGCAGGAAAGGCAATATTTGATACTTATGATGTAAGAACAAGAATTTACAAAAAGAAAATAAATAAATACTGA